The following nucleotide sequence is from Gymnodinialimonas sp. 202GB13-11.
CATAGGCGAAATCGAGATAGCCCGTGTCCATATCCATAGTCATGAAGCCCAGATGCGCGCCCTCATGCTCGGCCACAATCGTCTCGGCCTCCTCCACGCGCGCCCGCCACCCGGCAGAGGTTGGCGGCCGGTCGCACCATGCCTCGCGCTGTTCAGCCGAGTAATGCTCAACCGTCCCTTCCTGCACCGCGCGGTGGAACAGGGTGGCCAGCCCAATGGCGTCGGAGGGCCGGTAAGGCCTGATGATCAAACCATTCATACCTGCGCCAACGCCCCTCTGAGGTCTGTGATCAAATCGTCCGGGTCTTCCAACCCAATCGACAGCCGCACCAATCCACGAGAGATCCCCGCGGCATCGCGTTGTTCATCGGTTAAACGTTGGTGCGTCGTAGTGGCCGGGTGGGTCGCGATAGACTTCGCATCACCGAGGTTGTTGGAGATTTTCACGATCTCCAAAGCATTCAGGAACCGGAACGCCCCCTCCTGCCGGCCCGCGATGTCCAACGCGATCACCGTGCCGGGTTGCTCCATCAACTGGTCCGCCAACGCGTGCTGAGGATGGGAGGCCAAACCGGGGAAGATCACCCGGTCCAAGCCCTTAGAGCCATCCAACGCCTCCGCCACGGCCACAGCCGTCGCCGCCTGCGCGCGGACCCGCAAGTCCATCGTTTCCAGTGATTTTAGCATCACCCAGGCGTTGAACGGGCTCATCGCGCCGCCGGTATGCTTCAGATAAGGCTCAACTGTCTTGCGGATGAACTGCTCCGTCCCAAGGATCACACCACCCAGACAGCGCCCCTGCCCGTCTATGTGCTTGGTGGCGGAATAGACGACCACATCAACGCCTTGCGCGATGGCGTCCGAGAAGACGGGCGTGGCAAAGACATTGTCACAGATCACCGTCGCGCCGACTTTATGGGCAATCTCAGCCACGGCGGGAATGTCGATCAACTCCAGCGTCGGGTTCGACAGGCTCTCAAAGAACACCGCCTTGGTGTCGCTCCGCACTGCAGCGCGCCATTCATCGAGGTTTGTGCCGTCCACAAACGTCACTTCAACCCCATAACGTGTCAGCACTTCATCAAGGATGTAGTGGCATGACCCGAACAAAGCCCGCGACGACACCACATGGTCCCCCGCCCGCAACATCGACACCAATGCGCCATTCACCGCCGCCATGCCGCTTGCCGTCGCAAACGCAGCCTCCGCACCTTCCAAAGCAGCGATCCGGTCTTCGAACATGGCCACCGTGGGGTTGCCGTAGCGCGCATAAATGAATTCATCCGGCCCACTCTCGATGAACCGTTCCTCAGCGGCCTCGGCGCTGGGGTAGACGAAGCCCTGCGTCAGGAACATCGCCTCGCTCAACTCGCCATATTGCGAACGGCGCGTGCCGGAATGCACGGCGCGCGTGCGTTTGGACCATTGTTTGTTCTGGGCGGTGTCTTTCATGCCCCTCACTCCAATCTGCGGGCGATTGCCCATGATGCTGGTCGGGGGGTGCGCCTATGCTTGCGCCCTCGACCTCTTTAGCGGAATGTTTAACGTGGCCCGCAATCCGGTTCACAAATCGCCACGGGAATTGGCTTACGCCCGCCGCACTGCAGCGTCAAGCGGCGTCCGGTCACATCTGGGGAACCAAACCGCCCGCTTCCCCCTTGTGAAGCCACGCCGCGACCCCGATGTTCTCTATCAACGGCCAACCCTTGCCGCCCCGCGCGTCAATGGCTGGTTTTTGCAGGAAAACCTGCATATCGTTGCACATGACACGGCCCGCCCGATGTGGCAGGCAGGACGAAACGACATGGGGTGCGGACAATTATGTCATCCAGTTTTCTTCAAGGCGTCAGCTTTTTCGTGCTGATCCTTGTCATCATCGGCGCGATCTTCGGCGGCTTCGGGGCACTCTGATCCATGTCGAAACGCTTTGGCGGAGAATTCAGCCCCACAGGGCAGGCGCGCGACGGCGATACGCCCCGCGAAACAGTCACGCATGAGCGGATGGAAGTGGCCCCCTTCAAGGGCCGCAAGCCCATGCGCCATGGCGCCAAGATCAACATTCTTTTCATTCTGCCCCTGCTGACAATCTTCCCGGCCTTCTTCGGCAGCAGTGGCGTCACGCAGATGACACTCGACCTTGCTGGCGGCGCGCTTTTGCTACTGGGCGCATGGCTCACCCGTGACGGCGTGCGTGCGGAAGACGCGTACAACGAACGCAAAGTCGCCCGAAAACCGGCCATCCCCCGCAAGATCTTCGGTGCTATCGGCACCGGCATGGGCGTGGCCATGCTGATCCTCGGCGGATCGGGCTTCGGCGCGTCCGAGATTGTGGCAGCCAATATCGTGGGCTTCCTTGCGGCTGGCCTGCACCTGTTCTCCTTCGGGCTCGACCCGCTGAAGAACAAGGGCATGGAAGGCGTCGATACGCTGACCACCGAACG
It contains:
- the metZ gene encoding O-succinylhomoserine sulfhydrylase, which gives rise to MKDTAQNKQWSKRTRAVHSGTRRSQYGELSEAMFLTQGFVYPSAEAAEERFIESGPDEFIYARYGNPTVAMFEDRIAALEGAEAAFATASGMAAVNGALVSMLRAGDHVVSSRALFGSCHYILDEVLTRYGVEVTFVDGTNLDEWRAAVRSDTKAVFFESLSNPTLELIDIPAVAEIAHKVGATVICDNVFATPVFSDAIAQGVDVVVYSATKHIDGQGRCLGGVILGTEQFIRKTVEPYLKHTGGAMSPFNAWVMLKSLETMDLRVRAQAATAVAVAEALDGSKGLDRVIFPGLASHPQHALADQLMEQPGTVIALDIAGRQEGAFRFLNALEIVKISNNLGDAKSIATHPATTTHQRLTDEQRDAAGISRGLVRLSIGLEDPDDLITDLRGALAQV
- a CDS encoding GNAT family N-acetyltransferase; this encodes MNGLIIRPYRPSDAIGLATLFHRAVQEGTVEHYSAEQREAWCDRPPTSAGWRARVEEAETIVAEHEGAHLGFMTMDMDTGYLDFAYVAPEAMGKGVADALYAVIEGRARVNGLLRLETEASLLAQPFFKRQGWKLVRAQEVERGGVKIPNAVMEKRLVRRFAAA
- a CDS encoding 5-bromo-4-chloroindolyl phosphate hydrolysis family protein, which produces MSKRFGGEFSPTGQARDGDTPRETVTHERMEVAPFKGRKPMRHGAKINILFILPLLTIFPAFFGSSGVTQMTLDLAGGALLLLGAWLTRDGVRAEDAYNERKVARKPAIPRKIFGAIGTGMGVAMLILGGSGFGASEIVAANIVGFLAAGLHLFSFGLDPLKNKGMEGVDTLTTERVARKIDEAEALLTQQKDAILRARDRQLEARVDQFQATVRQLFRQVEEDPRDLNAARRYLGVYLQGARDATVQFASLYANKREDQLRTDYIAFLDDLEQNFASRKETLLIDDRTNFDVEIEVLQDRLRRETQYLERQG